One Planctomycetota bacterium DNA segment encodes these proteins:
- a CDS encoding glycosyltransferase family 4 protein yields the protein MRVLHLVADGGPSAASKQLRWLTSTGLVESRVVAISAPCGQLTIKPDLARASRRLFDWPFVRRLRALVREFQPAVVHAWDIAPSAAAFWTRVAGHRGRLIVSCRRIAADQALLGPTLARRWGVRIDRVVVPAEPFADVLSSQFPGSAVTVVPDVLADETSTPALANLRQQLGLPESARLVFCAAPFDVTSALRDLIWSIDLLRVIRDDVHLALVGHGPWDSRLRHFSQTIGTGRNVHFLGRRDSLAPWLAQADIYAQPGYCFTPPLAMLEAIATGRPVIAADSPGIRQVVENETSARLIPWGDRAALAREINRLLDQPELARQLAATAKQRFPADHAPAQMRQAYEQLYAGIAQH from the coding sequence ATGCGCGTCTTGCATCTTGTGGCCGACGGCGGGCCCTCGGCCGCCAGCAAGCAATTGCGCTGGCTGACGTCGACCGGTCTGGTCGAGTCGCGCGTCGTGGCGATTAGCGCGCCCTGCGGCCAGTTGACCATCAAGCCCGATCTCGCCCGCGCAAGTAGACGGCTGTTCGACTGGCCGTTTGTTCGCCGGTTGCGCGCTCTGGTGCGCGAGTTCCAGCCGGCCGTGGTTCACGCTTGGGACATTGCGCCCAGTGCCGCCGCCTTTTGGACTCGCGTGGCGGGGCACCGTGGCCGGCTAATCGTCAGTTGCCGGCGCATCGCCGCCGATCAGGCGTTGCTCGGGCCAACTCTGGCGCGCCGGTGGGGCGTAAGGATCGACCGCGTGGTCGTGCCGGCCGAGCCGTTCGCAGATGTCCTGAGCTCTCAGTTCCCCGGCAGCGCGGTGACCGTGGTCCCGGACGTCTTGGCTGACGAAACCTCGACGCCAGCGTTGGCGAACCTTCGCCAGCAACTCGGCCTGCCCGAAAGCGCCCGGCTCGTGTTTTGTGCCGCGCCGTTCGACGTCACGTCTGCGTTGCGCGATCTGATCTGGTCGATCGACCTGCTGCGCGTGATTCGAGACGACGTTCACCTGGCCCTGGTCGGCCACGGCCCTTGGGACTCGCGTTTGCGGCATTTTAGCCAGACGATCGGCACTGGTCGAAACGTCCACTTTCTGGGCCGGCGAGATTCACTGGCCCCCTGGCTGGCACAGGCCGACATCTATGCTCAGCCCGGCTACTGTTTCACCCCGCCGCTGGCAATGCTCGAAGCCATTGCGACCGGCCGCCCCGTGATTGCCGCCGACAGTCCGGGCATTCGACAAGTCGTCGAGAATGAAACCTCGGCGCGACTGATCCCTTGGGGAGATCGGGCGGCCTTGGCGCGCGAGATCAACCGGCTGTTGGATCAGCCCGAGCTGGCCCGTCAACTGGCGGCGACAGCCAAACAGCGCTTTCCGGCAGATCACGCGCCCGCTCAGATGCGACAAGCTTACGAACAGCTTTATGCCGGGATCGCGCAACATTAA
- the glgC gene encoding glucose-1-phosphate adenylyltransferase: MDNILAVILAGGKGSRLEPLTRDRAKPAVPFGGAYRIIDFALSNCLNSGLRKMLMLTQYKAMSLDRHINLGWRRYLCRELDEFIDVVPPQQRIDEHWYQGTADAVYQNIYTIERERPDYVVILAGDHIYKMDYMRLVESHKQNRADLTIAALRVPCRDATEFGVMQVDTDSRIVGFEEKPAQPKAIPGDPGHALASMGIYVFSARFMFEQLCIDATRPHSAHDFGKNIIPSIINSHRVFAFPFLDENRKSAAYWRDVGTLDAYYEANMDLVSVDPLLNMYDGHWPIRTYLPASLPPPKFVFAEHGSSTRCGQAHDSIVCLGSIISGGHVERSVIGADVRVNSFAHIEGSILFENVDIGRHAKVRRAIIDKGVHIPPGVEIGYDHEHDRARGFTVTESGVVVIAKADGVEHFVEADSMA, encoded by the coding sequence ATGGATAACATTCTGGCCGTGATCTTGGCCGGAGGAAAAGGTTCGCGACTCGAACCTCTGACGCGCGACCGCGCCAAGCCAGCCGTCCCCTTCGGCGGCGCCTACCGGATTATCGACTTCGCGCTGTCCAACTGCTTGAACAGCGGGTTGCGCAAGATGCTGATGCTTACGCAATATAAGGCGATGAGCCTGGACCGGCACATCAACCTGGGCTGGCGGCGTTACTTGTGCCGCGAGCTCGACGAGTTCATCGATGTCGTGCCGCCGCAACAGCGGATCGACGAGCACTGGTACCAGGGAACCGCCGACGCGGTCTACCAGAACATCTACACCATCGAGCGCGAGCGCCCCGACTACGTGGTGATCCTGGCCGGTGATCACATCTATAAGATGGATTACATGCGGCTGGTCGAAAGCCACAAGCAAAACCGCGCCGACCTGACGATCGCTGCGCTGCGGGTGCCGTGCCGCGACGCGACCGAGTTCGGCGTCATGCAAGTCGACACCGACAGCCGAATTGTGGGATTCGAGGAAAAGCCAGCCCAACCCAAGGCGATTCCCGGCGATCCGGGTCACGCCCTGGCGTCGATGGGCATTTATGTCTTTAGCGCGCGGTTCATGTTCGAGCAGTTGTGCATCGATGCCACTCGCCCGCACAGCGCCCACGACTTTGGCAAGAACATCATTCCGTCGATCATCAACAGCCATCGCGTGTTCGCGTTTCCGTTCTTGGACGAAAACCGCAAGAGCGCGGCCTACTGGCGCGACGTCGGCACGTTGGACGCATACTACGAAGCCAACATGGACCTGGTGTCGGTCGACCCGCTGTTGAACATGTACGACGGTCACTGGCCGATTCGGACCTACTTGCCGGCTTCGCTGCCGCCGCCGAAGTTCGTTTTTGCCGAACACGGCTCATCGACGCGTTGCGGCCAGGCGCACGACAGTATAGTCTGCCTGGGAAGCATCATCTCGGGGGGGCATGTCGAGCGATCAGTCATCGGCGCCGACGTGCGGGTGAACAGTTTTGCCCACATCGAGGGCTCGATCCTGTTCGAGAACGTCGACATCGGCCGCCACGCCAAGGTCCGCCGCGCCATCATCGACAAAGGGGTGCATATTCCTCCCGGCGTCGAGATCGGCTACGACCACGAGCACGATCGCGCCCGCGGTTTCACCGTCACCGAAAGTGGCGTGGTGGTGATCGCCAAAGCGGACGGGGTCGAGCACTTCGTCGAAGCGGACAGCATGGCGTGA